A DNA window from Megalobrama amblycephala isolate DHTTF-2021 linkage group LG11, ASM1881202v1, whole genome shotgun sequence contains the following coding sequences:
- the bmp2b gene encoding bone morphogenetic protein 2b — MVAVVRALTVLLLGQVLLGGAAGLIPEIDRRKYSDSGRHTPERSDINFLNEFELRLLNMFGLKRRPTPSKSAVVPQYMLDLYYMHSENDDQNIRRPRSTMGKHVERAASRANTIRSFHHEEAFEALSSLRGKTTQQFFFNLTSVPVEELITAAELRVFRDQVLGDAGAGGFHRINIYEVFRPALTPSKEPLTRLLDTRLVQDSHTRWESFDVGSAVARWARESQHNHGLLVEVLHPEEPEGSEEAERNRRRHVRVSRSLHADEDSWAQARPLLVTYSHDGQGSAVLHSNREKRQARRGPKQHRKQHRRTNCRRHALYVDFSDVGWNEWIVAPPGYHAFYCHGECPFPLSDHLNSTNHAIVQTLVNSVNSNIPRACCVPTELSPISLLYLDEYEKVILKNYQDMVVEGCGCR, encoded by the exons ATGGTCGCTGTGGTCCGCGCTCTCACGGTGCTGTTGCTCGGTCAGGTGTTGCTGGGAGGTGCAGCTGGACTCATTCCCGAGATCGACCGACGGAAATACAGTGATTCGGGGAGACACACACCGGAGCGCTCAGATATAAACTTCCTGAACGAGTTCGAGCTACGGCTGCTCAACATGTTCGGACTGAAGCGAAGACCCACGCCGAGCAAATCAGCGGTGGTCCCTCAGTATATGCTGGACTTGTATTATATGCACTCTGAAAACGATGACCAGAACATCCGGCGCCCGAGGAGCACTATGGGAAAGCACGTGGAACGGGCAGCCAGCAGAGCAAACACAATACGAAGTTTTCATCACGAAG AGGCTTTCGAGGCACTGTCCAGCCTGAGAGGAAAAACAACACAGCAGTTTTTCTTCAACCTTACCTCTGTTCCCGTCGAGGAGCTGATCACGGCCGCGGAGCTGCGTGTTTTCAGGGACCAGGTTCTCGGTGACGCCGGTGCAGGTGGCTTCCACCGAATTAACATTTACGAGGTGTTCAGGCCAGCGCTGACCCCCTCCAAAGAGCCTCTTACCAGACTTCTCGACACCCGATTGGTGCAGGACTCTCACACGCGCTGGGAAAGCTTCGACGTGGGCTCGGCCGTGGCTCGCTGGGCCCGTGAATCCCAGCACAACCACGGGCTCTTGGTGGAAGTGCTCCATCCTGAGGAGCCGGAAGGATCCGAGGAGGCAGAGAGGAACCGGAGGAGGCACGTCAGGGTCAGCCGCTCCCTTCATGCGGACGAGGACTCGTGGGCGCAGGCCCGACCGCTTCTGGTGACCTACAGCCACGACGGTCAAGGTTCGGCTGTTCTGCATTCGAACCGAGAGAAGCGGCAGGCACGGCGAGGGCCGAAGCAGCACAGGAAGCAGCACCGGCGCACGAACTGCAGGCGGCACGCTCTCTACGTGGACTTCAGCGATGTTGGCTGGAACGAGTGGATCGTGGCGCCGCCAGGCTACCACGCTTTCTACTGCCACGGCGAGTGCCCCTTTCCGCTGTCGGACCACCTGAACTCCACCAATCACGCCATCGTCCAAACGCTGGTGAACTCGGTCAATTCCAACATTCCCAGAGCCTGCTGCGTCCCGACAGAGCTCAGCCCCATATCGCTGCTGTACCTGGACGAGTACGAGAAAGTCATTCTTAAAAACTATCAGGACATGGTGGTGGAGGGCTGTGGGTGCCGATGA